From a region of the Chlorocebus sabaeus isolate Y175 chromosome 23, mChlSab1.0.hap1, whole genome shotgun sequence genome:
- the LOC119627950 gene encoding thymosin beta-15A: protein MSDKPNMSKVGKFDREKLKKIKNKEKNTLLSKETIQQENQYIQTF from the coding sequence ATGAGTGATAAGCCAAACATGTCAAAAGTGGGGAAGTTTGACAgggaaaaactgaagaaaattaaaaacaaagaaaaaaatactcttcTGTCAAAGGAAACTATCCAGCAGGAGAATCAGTATATTCAAACATTCTAA